Proteins encoded by one window of Acuticoccus sp. MNP-M23:
- a CDS encoding DUF6471 domain-containing protein encodes MAERTDWEARVANLLKAELKRKGVTYSQLVEKLAEIGVEEKEVNVRNKLSRGKFTAAFMAQCYEAIGSNSIRLVD; translated from the coding sequence ATGGCAGAGCGGACAGACTGGGAAGCCCGCGTGGCGAACCTTCTAAAGGCGGAGTTGAAGAGGAAGGGTGTGACCTACAGCCAGCTTGTCGAAAAGCTGGCTGAGATCGGCGTTGAGGAAAAAGAGGTTAACGTGCGAAACAAGCTATCGCGCGGGAAGTTCACCGCTGCGTTTATGGCGCAGTGCTATGAAGCCATTGGATCTAATTCGATCCGATTAGTTGATTAA
- a CDS encoding IS1595 family transposase, giving the protein MAQHFLLSASARTLRLKDIYRAGEEKAYETFCAIRWSENDGKPVCPRCGSVEAYSITTRRKFKCRQAECRHQFSVTSGTIFASRKMDFTDLLGAIAIFVNAVKGVFALQLSRDLCVQYKTAFVLAHKLREALSAEIDQETPLEGDVEVDGAYFGGHIRPANEKKDRVDRRLKEHQTGKRRVVVAFRERGGRVVPFICREEGEGVDIAQHIVSRMATMHADEASHWDRLHAGWTVGRINHSIAYSTPESCTNQVESFFSRLRRMVVGQHHGVSAQYLYQYANEAAWKEDNRRVDNGTAFRKTLRNALTSPVSRAWAGYWQR; this is encoded by the coding sequence ATGGCACAGCACTTCCTCCTCTCCGCATCGGCCCGCACCCTTCGCCTGAAGGACATCTACAGGGCTGGCGAAGAGAAGGCATACGAGACGTTCTGCGCGATCCGCTGGTCTGAGAACGACGGCAAGCCGGTGTGCCCGCGCTGCGGTTCAGTTGAAGCCTACAGCATCACCACCCGCCGCAAGTTCAAGTGCCGTCAGGCTGAGTGCCGCCACCAGTTCAGCGTCACCAGCGGCACGATCTTCGCCAGCCGCAAGATGGACTTCACCGACCTTCTCGGCGCCATCGCAATCTTCGTGAACGCGGTGAAGGGCGTGTTCGCGCTCCAGCTCTCCCGTGACCTCTGCGTCCAGTACAAGACGGCCTTCGTGCTGGCTCACAAGCTGCGTGAGGCGCTGTCCGCTGAGATTGACCAGGAGACCCCGCTTGAAGGTGACGTTGAAGTCGATGGCGCCTACTTCGGCGGTCACATTCGCCCGGCGAACGAAAAGAAGGATCGCGTTGACCGCCGCCTGAAAGAGCATCAGACCGGCAAGCGCCGCGTCGTGGTCGCCTTCCGTGAGCGCGGCGGGCGCGTGGTCCCGTTCATCTGCCGCGAGGAAGGCGAAGGCGTGGACATCGCGCAGCACATCGTGTCCCGCATGGCGACGATGCACGCTGACGAGGCTTCCCATTGGGATCGCCTGCATGCTGGCTGGACGGTCGGCCGCATCAACCACTCCATCGCCTACAGCACCCCTGAGAGCTGCACCAATCAGGTTGAATCGTTCTTCTCCCGCCTGCGTCGCATGGTTGTCGGGCAGCACCACGGCGTGTCCGCGCAGTACCTCTACCAATACGCCAACGAGGCCGCTTGGAAGGAAGACAACCGCCGCGTGGACAACGGTACCGCTTTCCGGAAGACGCTGCGCAACGCGCTCACTTCGCCGGTGAGCCGGGCTTGGGCTGGGTACTGGCAGCGGTAG